One genomic region from Haloterrigena gelatinilytica encodes:
- the cheA gene encoding chemotaxis protein CheA, whose product MVRVSDAITTFVHESEEDIRKLNNALLDLENDPDGNEAIETVFRVAHNLKGNFGIMGFATASELSHAVEDLLDQIRDGRLEVTSERMDLVFEAVDQIELMVDEIAENGEPTTDPAETIESIRASIDGESARAATGQSAENAANAGGDDRSRYRATVDVGETDAKRVDAMFVLDATGDADAFELVRTVPDRDAIEDGEFDGTFDVELAVDDDAAGDEIASFYEESRYVESVSVDSVADATETETADETPAQTDDSGVETAPDASSEDGDDDSDESNSEGASIASRRNKEVESIRVDVEQVDRLYNQVEEMVTSRIKLRKIIKGSGLVSAEEELEEHGKITSSLQDTVLEIRLVPLEKIVGNFPRVVRDLARDQGKEIDFEMEGVDNEMDRSILNELSDPLMHIIRNAVDHGIEPPAVREEKGKPREGTIRLTGERERDRVSITVEDDGAGLDVERIKEKAVEKGIMTQEEIDVLDESEVYDLIFHPGFSTRDEVTEVSGRGVGMDVVNEVVRGVDGTINVESEPDEGTSVTLTLPVSVAIVRVLFVTIGDETYGIPIKNIDEISELEDLAIETIEGQEIITHDDRVYPLIALDDTLDVGDAERSDDDMVIRIKTDVRQVCIRCSDVVGQEEVVIKPFEGILSGAPGISGASVLGEGEVVMILDVETL is encoded by the coding sequence GTGGTCCGGGTGAGCGACGCCATCACCACCTTCGTCCACGAGAGCGAGGAAGACATCCGGAAGCTGAACAACGCCCTGCTCGACCTCGAGAACGATCCCGACGGCAACGAGGCGATCGAGACCGTCTTCCGGGTCGCCCACAACCTCAAGGGGAACTTCGGCATCATGGGCTTCGCCACGGCCAGCGAGCTCTCACACGCCGTCGAAGACCTCCTCGATCAGATCCGGGACGGCCGGCTCGAGGTGACCTCCGAGCGGATGGATCTCGTCTTCGAAGCGGTCGACCAGATCGAGCTGATGGTCGACGAGATCGCCGAGAACGGCGAGCCGACGACCGATCCCGCGGAGACGATCGAATCGATTCGCGCTTCGATCGACGGCGAGAGCGCTCGGGCGGCGACCGGACAGTCCGCTGAAAACGCCGCCAACGCGGGCGGCGACGACCGATCTCGCTACCGCGCGACCGTCGACGTGGGCGAGACCGACGCCAAACGCGTCGACGCGATGTTCGTCCTCGACGCGACGGGCGACGCCGACGCGTTCGAGCTGGTCCGCACCGTTCCCGATCGGGACGCGATCGAGGACGGCGAGTTCGACGGCACGTTCGACGTCGAACTGGCGGTCGACGACGACGCAGCCGGCGACGAGATCGCGTCGTTCTACGAGGAGAGTCGCTACGTCGAATCGGTGTCCGTCGATTCGGTCGCCGACGCGACCGAGACGGAGACGGCCGACGAGACGCCCGCGCAGACGGACGATAGCGGAGTCGAGACCGCTCCCGACGCGTCAAGCGAGGACGGCGACGACGACTCCGACGAATCGAACTCCGAGGGGGCATCGATCGCCTCGCGACGCAACAAGGAAGTCGAATCGATCCGCGTCGACGTCGAACAGGTCGACCGCCTCTACAACCAGGTCGAGGAGATGGTCACGAGTCGGATCAAGCTCCGCAAGATCATCAAGGGGAGCGGACTCGTCTCCGCCGAGGAGGAACTCGAGGAACACGGTAAGATCACCTCGAGCCTGCAGGATACGGTCCTCGAGATCCGCCTCGTTCCCCTAGAGAAGATCGTCGGCAACTTCCCGCGGGTCGTCCGCGACCTCGCGCGCGATCAGGGCAAGGAGATCGACTTCGAGATGGAGGGCGTCGACAACGAGATGGACCGGTCGATCCTCAACGAACTGAGCGACCCGCTGATGCACATCATTCGGAACGCGGTCGACCACGGGATCGAGCCGCCGGCGGTCCGCGAGGAGAAGGGCAAGCCCCGCGAGGGGACGATCCGCCTCACCGGTGAGCGCGAACGCGACCGCGTGTCGATCACCGTCGAGGACGACGGCGCCGGCCTCGACGTCGAGCGGATCAAGGAGAAGGCCGTCGAGAAGGGAATCATGACCCAGGAGGAGATCGACGTCCTCGACGAGTCCGAAGTCTACGACCTGATCTTCCACCCGGGGTTCTCGACGCGCGACGAGGTGACCGAAGTCAGCGGTCGCGGCGTCGGGATGGACGTCGTCAACGAGGTCGTTCGCGGCGTCGACGGGACGATCAACGTCGAGAGCGAGCCCGACGAGGGCACGAGCGTCACGCTCACGCTCCCCGTTAGCGTGGCGATCGTCCGAGTGCTCTTCGTGACGATCGGGGACGAAACGTACGGCATTCCGATCAAGAACATCGACGAGATCTCCGAACTCGAGGACCTCGCCATCGAGACGATCGAGGGCCAGGAGATCATCACGCACGACGACCGCGTGTACCCCCTCATCGCGCTCGACGACACCCTCGACGTCGGCGACGCCGAGCGCTCCGACGACGACATGGTGATCCGGATCAAGACGGACGTCCGTCAGGTCTGCATCCGCTGTTCGGACGTCGTCGGACAGGAGGAGGTCGTCATCAAACCGTTCGAGGGGATCCTGAGCGGCGCGCCCGGCATCAGCGGGGCGTCCGTCCTCGGCGAGGGCGAGGTCGTGATGATCCTCGACGTGGAGACACTGTAA
- the asd gene encoding aspartate-semialdehyde dehydrogenase, translating into MAVRVGVLGATGAVGQRLIQLLDPHPEFEIAALTASDSSAGKSYRQAAKWRVNSPIPDDVADMTVTATDPDEVPDDVDLIFSSLPSSVGAEVEPPFCEAGYVVSSNSSNGRMDDDIPLVIPEVNPEHIDLLEVQRDERGWDGAMVKNPNCSTITFVPTLAALAEFGLEKVHVSTLQAVSGAGYDGVSSMEIIDNAIPYIGSEEDKLETESRKLLGEFDGAELSHNGMAVSASCNRIPTIDGHLENVWVETEEELTVDAAAEAMREYPSLDLRSSPDPLIHVFEEPDRPQPRMDRTLGDGMAIAAGGLQETPFGLQYNCLAHNTIRGAAGASVLNGELLLEQGYI; encoded by the coding sequence ATGGCAGTACGAGTAGGCGTCCTCGGCGCGACCGGTGCCGTCGGACAGCGACTAATCCAGCTTCTCGACCCTCACCCGGAGTTCGAGATCGCAGCACTGACCGCCAGCGACTCCAGCGCCGGCAAGAGCTACCGGCAGGCCGCGAAGTGGCGCGTTAACAGCCCCATCCCCGACGACGTCGCCGACATGACCGTCACGGCGACCGATCCCGACGAAGTCCCCGACGACGTCGACCTGATCTTCTCGTCGCTCCCCTCGAGCGTCGGCGCGGAGGTCGAGCCGCCGTTCTGCGAGGCGGGCTACGTCGTCTCCTCGAACTCCTCGAACGGCCGAATGGACGACGACATCCCGCTCGTGATCCCGGAGGTCAACCCCGAACACATCGACCTGCTCGAGGTCCAGCGCGACGAGCGCGGCTGGGACGGCGCGATGGTCAAGAACCCCAACTGCTCGACGATCACCTTCGTCCCCACGCTGGCCGCCCTCGCGGAGTTCGGCCTCGAGAAGGTCCACGTCTCGACGCTGCAGGCCGTCTCCGGCGCGGGCTACGACGGCGTCAGTTCGATGGAGATCATCGACAACGCCATCCCCTACATCGGCAGCGAGGAGGACAAACTCGAGACCGAGTCCCGCAAGCTCCTCGGCGAGTTCGACGGCGCCGAACTGAGCCACAACGGCATGGCGGTCTCGGCCTCCTGTAACCGCATCCCGACCATCGACGGCCACCTCGAGAACGTCTGGGTCGAGACCGAAGAGGAACTGACCGTCGACGCGGCCGCCGAGGCCATGCGCGAGTACCCCTCGCTGGACCTGCGCTCCTCGCCCGACCCGCTCATCCACGTCTTCGAGGAACCCGACCGGCCCCAGCCCCGGATGGACCGCACGCTCGGCGACGGGATGGCCATCGCCGCGGGCGGCCTCCAGGAGACGCCCTTCGGGCTCCAGTACAACTGCCTCGCGCACAACACCATCCGCGGCGCCGCGGGCGCCAGCGTGCTGAACGGCGAACTCCTGCTCGAGCAGGGCTATATCTAA
- a CDS encoding universal stress protein, with translation MTLSFDGPILVPVATPEDGERTAAALAPYLADSSRAIVVNVIEKAGGAPDKAGMEQREEYAEEIFGRARGPLEATDATVETAVLYGTDVVERIFAEAEDREVDAVVFAARKGNRLAELLTGDVARRLVKEASVPVVALPLESSSEKS, from the coding sequence ATGACGCTCTCGTTCGACGGACCGATCCTCGTCCCCGTCGCGACCCCCGAAGACGGCGAGCGAACGGCCGCGGCGCTCGCCCCGTACCTCGCCGACTCGAGTCGGGCGATCGTCGTCAACGTGATCGAGAAGGCCGGCGGCGCGCCCGACAAGGCCGGCATGGAACAGCGCGAGGAGTACGCCGAGGAGATCTTCGGCCGCGCGCGCGGGCCGCTCGAGGCGACCGACGCGACCGTCGAGACGGCGGTCCTCTACGGCACCGACGTCGTCGAGCGGATCTTCGCCGAAGCGGAGGACCGCGAGGTCGACGCCGTCGTCTTCGCGGCTCGAAAGGGGAACCGGCTTGCGGAGCTACTGACCGGCGACGTGGCGCGACGGCTGGTCAAGGAGGCGTCAGTTCCGGTGGTCGCGCTACCGCTCGAGTCGTCTTCGGAGAAGTCGTGA
- the cheB gene encoding chemotaxis-specific protein-glutamate methyltransferase CheB: protein MVRAVIADDSGVMREILSEILTAAGIEVVEAVEDGTSAVRAILERDPDVATIDISMPDKNGLEVIEEVMAERPTPMLVISARANDGASETFEALDRGAVDFIAKPSGQLSVDIWSQRDEIVEKVRAAAAVDPTTLTQDAGAEPVQSTVPADRVPDGSTVVIGSSTGGPQVLERVLAELPREAKLRVLIVQHMTDHYTGRFAMRLNERTAYECREASDGDTVGAGDAVVAKGGRHLEVTADRDGELAVAHDDGPKIHNVKPAIDVTMQSAAEAVSGPLVGAVFTGMGADGAAGLSAIKAAGGKTIAQDEETSRVFGMPGRAVETGDVDMVLPEERLAEGIVNALDGWSG, encoded by the coding sequence ATGGTTCGCGCCGTTATCGCGGACGATTCCGGCGTCATGCGCGAGATTCTCTCCGAGATTCTCACGGCGGCCGGAATCGAGGTCGTCGAGGCGGTCGAGGACGGAACGAGCGCCGTCCGCGCGATCTTAGAGCGGGATCCCGACGTCGCGACGATCGACATCAGCATGCCGGACAAGAACGGCCTGGAAGTGATCGAAGAGGTCATGGCCGAGCGACCGACGCCGATGCTGGTGATCAGCGCTCGAGCGAACGACGGGGCGTCGGAGACGTTCGAGGCCCTCGACCGGGGAGCCGTCGACTTCATCGCGAAGCCGAGCGGGCAGCTCTCGGTCGACATCTGGTCCCAGCGTGACGAGATCGTCGAGAAGGTTCGGGCCGCGGCCGCGGTCGATCCGACGACGCTTACCCAGGACGCCGGCGCGGAGCCGGTTCAGTCGACGGTTCCGGCCGATCGGGTCCCGGACGGATCGACGGTCGTCATCGGGTCGTCGACCGGCGGTCCGCAGGTCCTCGAACGGGTGCTCGCAGAACTGCCGCGAGAAGCGAAGTTACGGGTTCTCATCGTACAACACATGACAGACCACTACACCGGACGTTTTGCAATGCGTCTGAACGAGCGAACAGCATACGAGTGTCGAGAAGCATCGGACGGCGACACGGTCGGGGCGGGCGACGCGGTCGTCGCAAAGGGCGGTCGCCACCTCGAGGTGACGGCCGATCGCGACGGCGAGCTCGCGGTCGCCCACGACGACGGGCCCAAGATCCACAACGTCAAACCCGCGATCGACGTCACGATGCAGTCGGCCGCCGAGGCGGTCTCCGGCCCCCTCGTGGGGGCGGTGTTCACCGGCATGGGCGCCGACGGCGCGGCCGGACTCTCCGCGATCAAGGCCGCCGGCGGGAAGACCATCGCGCAGGACGAGGAGACCTCCAGAGTCTTCGGCATGCCCGGCCGCGCGGTCGAAACCGGCGACGTCGACATGGTGTTGCCGGAGGAACGGCTCGCCGAAGGAATCGTTAACGCGCTCGACGGGTGGTCCGGGTGA
- a CDS encoding D-2-hydroxyacid dehydrogenase — protein sequence MSTPTDVLVLRKGTHGMPIERYADALRDRLPDGTVDLARTPTAERDRIRDARFVTGMTLEDELLEAAENLEVFACAYAGTGHLPLEELEERGVAVTNASGVHGPNIGEHVLGAILRFTRRFHVGARQQRRRKWRHYQAEELQGSTVTIVGLGAIGESVADRLKPFGVETIGVRYTPEKGGPTDEVVGFEGEGFEDALARTDYLVLACPLTETTRGLIDREAFVTMDPGAVLVNVARGPVVDTDALVEALRSNWIRGASLDVTDPEPLPEDHPLWTFENVQITPHNAGHTPEYYERLADIVAENARRFADDPDADLENQVRP from the coding sequence ATGTCCACGCCGACCGACGTTCTGGTGCTCCGGAAGGGAACTCACGGCATGCCGATCGAACGGTACGCGGACGCGCTCCGCGACCGGCTGCCCGACGGCACCGTCGACCTCGCCCGCACGCCGACGGCGGAGCGCGACCGGATTCGAGACGCCCGCTTCGTCACCGGGATGACCCTCGAGGACGAACTGCTCGAGGCCGCCGAGAACCTCGAGGTCTTCGCCTGCGCCTACGCGGGGACCGGCCACCTTCCCCTCGAGGAACTCGAGGAGCGCGGCGTCGCCGTGACGAACGCCTCGGGCGTCCACGGACCCAACATCGGCGAACACGTGCTGGGCGCGATTCTCCGCTTTACCCGCCGGTTCCACGTCGGCGCGCGCCAGCAGCGCCGTCGGAAGTGGCGCCACTACCAGGCCGAGGAACTGCAGGGGTCGACGGTGACGATCGTCGGACTGGGCGCGATCGGCGAGTCGGTCGCCGACCGCCTCAAGCCCTTCGGCGTCGAGACGATCGGCGTCCGGTACACGCCCGAGAAGGGCGGCCCGACCGACGAGGTGGTCGGCTTCGAGGGCGAGGGCTTCGAGGACGCACTGGCGCGGACCGACTATCTGGTGCTCGCGTGTCCGCTCACGGAGACCACGCGCGGGCTGATCGACCGCGAGGCGTTCGTGACGATGGATCCCGGCGCGGTCCTCGTCAACGTCGCCCGCGGGCCGGTCGTCGACACCGACGCGCTCGTCGAGGCGCTGCGTTCGAACTGGATCCGCGGCGCGTCGCTCGACGTCACCGATCCCGAACCGCTGCCGGAGGACCACCCGCTGTGGACCTTCGAGAACGTCCAGATCACGCCCCACAACGCCGGACACACCCCCGAGTACTACGAGCGACTCGCCGATATCGTGGCCGAGAACGCTCGCCGGTTCGCCGACGATCCCGACGCGGACCTCGAGAATCAGGTCCGTCCCTGA
- a CDS encoding DUF7344 domain-containing protein — translation MLPVISDPESLTPVTGEPAGDGSQFDALADRRRRAVLRYLDDRDAESVSLPDLADHLVLEDDADDGGALASCGDALFGTRRRVAITLRHSHVPKLADVGAVAFDIDSNTVALTERGEQLLARADDIDAEPDAESEAERNANGAARGRAAGTSTS, via the coding sequence ATGCTCCCAGTCATCTCCGATCCCGAGTCGCTGACCCCCGTTACCGGCGAGCCCGCCGGCGACGGCTCGCAGTTCGACGCGCTCGCGGATCGGCGTCGCCGGGCCGTCCTCCGATATCTGGACGACCGCGACGCGGAGTCCGTCTCGCTGCCCGACCTCGCGGACCACCTCGTGCTCGAGGACGACGCGGACGACGGCGGCGCGCTGGCCAGTTGCGGCGACGCCCTGTTCGGGACGCGGCGACGCGTCGCGATCACGCTCCGACACAGCCACGTGCCGAAGCTGGCGGACGTCGGAGCCGTCGCGTTCGATATCGATTCGAACACCGTCGCGCTGACCGAGCGCGGCGAGCAGTTGCTCGCTCGAGCGGACGATATCGACGCGGAGCCGGACGCCGAAAGCGAAGCCGAGCGGAACGCGAACGGCGCAGCCCGCGGTCGTGCCGCCGGAACGTCGACGTCGTAA
- a CDS encoding ParA family protein — protein sequence MARLARLCVTNQKGGVGKTTVAITLAGALSQRNRNVLFVDLDPQGNGTEGLGLTDAYDAAPPTLFDALVDDSSVSFDELVWHHDEMDVLPSNIDMTAAEASLLQLDDGERRLAKLLDAADYGYDYVIVDCPPHLGMLTDNALYAAPNLVIPALAESTSKRSLELLFDYTRAFEMEHDVQIDAKSLVVNRIENTGEATEMLEWFEEAVPDVPTFEVRKRVALQRAFSSGRSIFAADEEIDMCERFRAVAASLDEEFSTTEMTV from the coding sequence ATGGCGCGACTCGCGCGGCTCTGTGTAACCAATCAGAAAGGGGGCGTCGGAAAGACGACAGTGGCGATCACTCTCGCCGGCGCGCTCAGTCAGCGAAACAGGAACGTCCTCTTCGTCGATCTCGATCCCCAAGGCAACGGTACCGAGGGGCTCGGCCTCACCGACGCGTACGACGCGGCTCCGCCGACGTTGTTCGACGCGCTCGTCGACGACTCGTCGGTCTCGTTCGACGAGCTCGTCTGGCACCACGACGAGATGGACGTGCTCCCGAGCAACATCGACATGACGGCCGCCGAAGCGTCGCTGTTGCAACTGGACGACGGCGAACGGCGACTCGCAAAGCTGCTCGACGCCGCGGATTACGGCTACGACTACGTGATCGTCGACTGCCCGCCCCACCTCGGGATGCTCACCGATAACGCGCTGTACGCCGCGCCCAACCTCGTCATTCCGGCGCTGGCCGAATCGACGAGCAAGCGCTCCCTCGAGTTGCTGTTCGACTACACGCGGGCGTTCGAGATGGAACACGACGTGCAGATCGACGCCAAATCGCTGGTCGTCAACCGGATCGAAAACACCGGCGAGGCGACCGAGATGCTCGAGTGGTTCGAGGAGGCCGTCCCCGACGTCCCCACGTTCGAGGTCCGGAAACGCGTCGCCCTCCAGCGGGCGTTCTCGAGCGGCCGGTCGATCTTCGCGGCCGACGAGGAGATCGACATGTGCGAGCGGTTCCGAGCGGTCGCGGCGTCGCTCGACGAGGAGTTTTCCACCACGGAGATGACAGTATGA
- a CDS encoding CheR family methyltransferase gives MTHTDDFDRLLSHIESRYGFATSYYADRYLRRRIRSRLSRNGLERDAYSSYLSLLEADDGAERTALLDTLSVNVTSFFRDTSVWDELRGVLETLQERRDRPLSAWSVPCSDGREPYSLAMLARESAGISSHRLSIRASDIDENALERARNGVYEQQRTSNLETELSYLDAYRSYLDCPGDRDDGEAYRVGSSIKRMVDFDRFDLITDSIGSTYDLVLCRNFFIYVDDRHHRTVLEKLADAIRPGGYLVIGKSESLTRNIENAFEPADRASRIYRRQ, from the coding sequence ATGACACACACCGACGATTTCGACCGCCTCCTTTCGCACATCGAATCCCGGTACGGATTCGCGACGAGTTACTACGCCGATCGGTATCTCCGCCGCCGGATCCGATCCCGGCTGTCGAGAAACGGTCTCGAGCGAGACGCCTACAGCAGCTACCTCTCGTTGCTCGAGGCCGACGACGGCGCCGAGCGGACGGCGTTGCTCGATACGCTGAGCGTCAACGTCACGTCGTTCTTCCGCGACACCTCCGTCTGGGACGAGCTTCGAGGCGTCCTCGAGACGCTCCAGGAACGGCGGGACCGACCGCTTTCGGCGTGGAGCGTTCCCTGCTCCGACGGTCGCGAGCCGTACTCGCTGGCGATGCTCGCTCGGGAAAGTGCCGGGATTTCGTCCCACCGCCTCTCCATTCGCGCCAGCGACATCGACGAAAACGCGCTCGAACGGGCGCGAAACGGCGTCTACGAACAGCAACGAACGTCCAACCTCGAGACGGAGTTGTCGTATCTCGACGCGTACCGCTCCTACCTCGACTGTCCGGGCGACCGGGACGACGGGGAGGCCTACCGAGTGGGCTCCTCGATCAAGCGGATGGTCGACTTCGACCGGTTCGATCTGATCACCGATTCGATCGGATCGACCTACGATCTGGTGCTCTGTCGGAACTTCTTCATCTACGTCGACGACCGCCACCACCGAACCGTGCTCGAGAAGCTCGCCGACGCGATCCGTCCGGGCGGCTATCTGGTTATCGGCAAGTCGGAATCGCTGACGCGGAACATCGAGAACGCGTTCGAGCCGGCCGATAGGGCGTCGCGGATCTACCGGCGGCAGTGA
- a CDS encoding chemotaxis protein CheW — translation MATKSLQSDADGTHVLEFDLGENRYCVEIGYIAEIVNSDELTAIPNTPAHVEGVMDLRGETTRIVNLKTLLGLEDDGFGDRIIVFKRKRGAPERIGWFADEVHQVQALASDVVNTAVDGDGIAGVIRREDEFVVWVDPTAIRI, via the coding sequence ATGGCGACGAAGTCGCTCCAGTCCGACGCCGACGGAACGCACGTCCTCGAGTTCGATCTCGGTGAGAACCGCTACTGCGTCGAGATCGGCTACATCGCCGAGATCGTCAACTCCGACGAACTGACCGCGATCCCGAACACGCCGGCCCACGTCGAGGGCGTCATGGACCTCCGCGGCGAGACCACCAGGATCGTGAACCTCAAGACGCTTCTCGGGCTCGAGGACGACGGGTTCGGGGATCGGATCATCGTCTTCAAACGCAAACGGGGGGCGCCCGAACGGATCGGCTGGTTCGCCGACGAAGTCCACCAGGTGCAGGCGCTGGCGTCCGACGTCGTCAACACGGCGGTCGACGGGGACGGGATCGCCGGCGTCATCCGACGAGAAGACGAGTTCGTCGTCTGGGTCGATCCGACCGCGATCAGGATCTGA
- a CDS encoding chemotaxis protein CheW has protein sequence MTDERAERIKRIRNRSRSQATANANNGDEDESAADDAADADAAPETDDSGTNDPDSSDPEPTATDAAASADRSDDGVETAAAESGSGDVSEPASRDVPEHSGDSAERATESTGQATQPRDRAAEPAARTGTRAASAPGRGAEPEAYAGGPAARADPATRANHSLTPAAESAAAGDGAAAGRVQQFDAADGMEPIVDATALETDTASGDGSVLRGAVDAEDGMFADDTALNHSARSDESTVQVLEFSLNDDRYAIAIDRISAIVEMKEITRFPRGPEAIDGVTDLRGEITAVVDPTALLNVERSEPSDEQYIVVLNRGDDKQKLGIRVTDVRQAATYHEDQIDESRGADDNGHEFVDSVIKKPNGDHTSLISWLDIDSIIERIK, from the coding sequence ATGACTGACGAACGAGCAGAACGAATCAAACGGATCCGGAACCGATCCCGATCGCAGGCGACTGCGAACGCGAACAACGGCGACGAAGACGAATCGGCGGCGGACGACGCCGCCGACGCGGACGCCGCGCCCGAGACGGACGATTCCGGGACGAACGACCCCGACTCGAGCGACCCCGAACCGACCGCGACCGACGCCGCCGCCAGCGCCGATCGGTCCGACGACGGCGTCGAAACGGCCGCCGCCGAGTCCGGTTCCGGTGACGTCTCCGAACCGGCTTCCCGCGACGTCCCCGAGCACTCAGGCGATTCGGCCGAGCGAGCGACCGAGTCGACCGGACAGGCGACGCAGCCTCGAGACCGGGCCGCCGAACCGGCCGCACGGACGGGTACTCGCGCGGCGTCCGCCCCGGGACGGGGCGCCGAACCAGAAGCGTACGCCGGCGGGCCGGCCGCCCGCGCCGATCCGGCGACCCGCGCGAACCACTCTCTCACTCCGGCCGCGGAATCGGCAGCCGCGGGCGACGGAGCTGCGGCCGGTCGCGTCCAGCAGTTCGACGCGGCCGACGGAATGGAACCGATCGTGGACGCGACGGCGCTGGAGACCGACACGGCGTCCGGGGACGGGTCGGTCCTCCGGGGTGCGGTCGACGCCGAAGACGGGATGTTCGCCGACGACACCGCGTTGAACCACTCGGCCCGCAGCGACGAGAGCACCGTTCAGGTCCTCGAGTTCTCGCTCAACGACGACCGGTACGCGATCGCGATCGATCGCATCAGCGCGATCGTGGAGATGAAAGAGATCACCCGGTTCCCGCGCGGTCCGGAAGCGATCGACGGCGTCACGGACCTCCGCGGCGAGATCACGGCGGTCGTCGATCCGACGGCCCTGTTGAACGTCGAGCGGAGCGAACCCTCGGACGAGCAGTACATCGTCGTGCTCAACCGCGGCGACGACAAGCAGAAACTCGGCATCAGGGTGACCGACGTCCGTCAGGCCGCGACGTATCACGAGGACCAGATCGACGAGTCTCGAGGCGCCGACGACAACGGCCACGAGTTCGTCGACTCGGTCATCAAGAAACCCAACGGCGATCACACGAGCCTGATCTCGTGGCTGGATATCGACAGCATCATCGAGCGGATCAAGTAA
- a CDS encoding chemotaxis protein CheC: MSMKLDLRKLEEFDQMAIDGADGASDRLSGLTGVDTSVDCSRLHVVAATAVIDEFERDDVLAISISLEGYLEGEVVTVLDSASARELAEAFMPMLPSDDGYTSKHESAVEEICNVMVSGYVDGWANVQGESIVMSPPSVVSSAFDAEEGVRSELLEETEHVLSQRSSIVTPDDEIEFQMFLFLDEATSRTQFGADPDASAIDYELLEVLTALDGMEPRSIGDHLLETTEFDADVAIDTLDIVPAERLSETVSDEESLGAVVELVDPPIGSAITFFDDRDGSTDEVGAAVTTSLVDEIADRLEVAVRAGEPTIVDDMRSSIVNDVVANLGPGERFVLSLEGLLESTAGDLSCDVYLLLSPKEIADYWAQR; encoded by the coding sequence ATGAGTATGAAACTCGACTTACGAAAGCTAGAAGAATTCGACCAGATGGCCATCGACGGCGCCGACGGGGCGAGCGACCGCCTCTCCGGACTCACCGGGGTCGACACCTCGGTCGACTGCAGTCGCTTACACGTCGTCGCCGCGACGGCGGTGATCGACGAGTTCGAGCGCGACGACGTGCTCGCCATCTCCATCTCCCTCGAGGGCTATCTCGAGGGGGAGGTCGTCACCGTCCTCGACAGCGCCAGCGCCCGCGAACTCGCCGAGGCGTTCATGCCGATGCTTCCCTCGGACGACGGCTACACGTCGAAACACGAGTCGGCCGTCGAGGAGATCTGTAACGTGATGGTCAGCGGCTACGTCGACGGCTGGGCGAACGTCCAGGGCGAGTCGATCGTCATGTCGCCGCCGTCGGTCGTCTCGAGCGCGTTCGACGCCGAGGAGGGCGTTCGATCCGAACTCCTCGAGGAGACCGAGCACGTGCTCTCCCAGCGCAGTTCGATCGTGACGCCCGACGACGAGATCGAGTTCCAGATGTTCCTCTTCCTCGACGAGGCGACGTCCCGAACCCAGTTCGGCGCGGACCCCGACGCCAGCGCGATCGATTACGAACTCCTCGAGGTGCTGACGGCGCTGGACGGGATGGAACCGCGGTCGATCGGCGATCACCTCCTCGAGACGACCGAGTTCGACGCCGACGTCGCGATCGACACGCTGGATATCGTTCCGGCCGAGCGACTGTCGGAGACGGTTTCCGACGAGGAGAGCCTCGGCGCGGTGGTCGAACTCGTCGATCCGCCGATCGGCTCCGCGATCACCTTCTTCGACGACCGCGACGGATCGACCGACGAGGTCGGCGCCGCGGTGACGACGAGCCTCGTCGACGAGATCGCCGACCGGCTCGAGGTAGCGGTTCGGGCCGGCGAGCCGACGATCGTCGACGACATGCGGTCGTCGATCGTCAACGACGTGGTCGCGAACCTCGGGCCGGGCGAACGGTTCGTCCTCAGCCTCGAGGGGCTGCTCGAATCGACGGCGGGCGATCTCAGCTGCGACGTCTACCTGCTGCTCAGCCCGAAGGAAATCGCGGACTACTGGGCCCAGCGATGA
- a CDS encoding response regulator, protein MTVKVLIVDNSEVMREVLEEAIKEEFSVVAEAENGAEAIEAVETYDVDVIMMDMVMPGIDGVEATATIKEKAPDIKVIFCTSVTQQERMKPAIEAGADGYIMKPFENSTIREAIHDVVS, encoded by the coding sequence ATGACAGTGAAGGTACTGATCGTCGATAACTCCGAAGTGATGCGGGAAGTGTTGGAAGAAGCGATCAAGGAGGAGTTTTCCGTCGTCGCGGAGGCCGAAAACGGAGCGGAAGCGATCGAAGCGGTCGAGACCTACGACGTCGACGTCATCATGATGGACATGGTGATGCCGGGCATCGACGGCGTCGAGGCGACGGCCACGATCAAGGAGAAAGCTCCCGATATCAAGGTCATCTTCTGTACGAGCGTGACCCAACAGGAGCGGATGAAGCCGGCGATCGAGGCCGGAGCCGACGGCTACATCATGAAGCCGTTCGAGAACAGCACGATCCGAGAAGCGATTCACGATGTCGTCTCCTGA